The following are encoded in a window of Streptomyces sp. Go-475 genomic DNA:
- the mmuM gene encoding homocysteine S-methyltransferase yields the protein MTSTLTLAEALAAGTVVLDGGMSNQLESAGHDLSDELWSARLLAEQPEAVTEAHLAYFRAGADVAITASYQATFEGFAKRGIDHDRAAELMALSVELAREAARRARVARPLWVAASAGPYGAMLADGSEYRGRYGLTVEELERFHRPRLEVLASARPDVLALETVPDADEAAALLRAVRGLGVPAWLTYSVAGGRTRAGQPLEEAFALAADADEVIAVGVNCCAPEDVDAAAATAARVTGKPVVVYPNSGETWDAEARTWTGHSSFTTGQVRGWQQAGARLIGGCCRVGPEAITGIAGALRAA from the coding sequence ATGACCAGCACCCTCACCCTCGCCGAAGCTCTCGCCGCCGGGACGGTCGTCCTGGACGGCGGCATGTCCAACCAGCTCGAGTCGGCCGGGCACGACCTGAGCGACGAGCTGTGGTCGGCGCGGCTGCTCGCCGAACAGCCGGAGGCGGTCACCGAGGCGCACCTCGCCTACTTCCGGGCGGGCGCCGACGTGGCGATCACCGCCAGCTACCAGGCCACGTTCGAGGGCTTCGCGAAGCGCGGGATCGACCACGACCGGGCGGCCGAACTCATGGCGCTGAGCGTGGAGCTGGCCCGGGAGGCGGCCCGCCGCGCGCGCGTGGCCCGGCCCCTGTGGGTGGCGGCGTCGGCCGGCCCGTACGGGGCGATGCTCGCGGACGGCTCGGAGTACCGGGGCCGCTACGGGCTGACGGTGGAGGAGCTGGAGCGTTTCCACCGGCCCCGCCTGGAGGTGCTGGCCTCGGCCCGCCCCGACGTCCTCGCCCTGGAGACGGTCCCGGACGCCGACGAGGCCGCGGCGCTGCTGCGCGCGGTGCGCGGGCTCGGGGTGCCGGCCTGGCTGACGTACTCCGTCGCGGGCGGCCGCACCCGGGCCGGGCAGCCGCTGGAGGAGGCCTTCGCCCTGGCGGCCGACGCGGACGAGGTGATCGCGGTGGGCGTGAACTGCTGCGCGCCCGAGGACGTGGACGCGGCCGCGGCGACCGCGGCGCGGGTCACCGGCAAGCCGGTCGTCGTCTACCCCAACAGCGGCGAGACCTGGGACGCCGAGGCCCGCACCTGGACCGGCCACTCCTCCTTCACCACCGGCCAGGTGCGCGGCTGGCAGCAGGCGGGAGCCCGACTGATCGGCGGCTGCTGCCGGGTGGGACCGGAGGCGATCACGGGGATCGCCGGGGCGCTGCGGGCGGCGTAG
- a CDS encoding aminoglycoside phosphotransferase codes for MPEVAAPQAEVREVLGVPVDEAVFEPLPHNPLNGVTAGVWRVTGGGRSAVLKVLTRTKETSVSWAASNDPRHWNFWRREAYVYRSGLARVWERHGIRAPRLLECAERPGGDVALWLEDVPGEPATTWPLARHVEHARRLGAAQGAVGAGEDRPWLSRQFLRDYTAGKTTGAALLDDDEAWRHPLVRSHFPPGLREDMVRLQHDREWLLTVMESLPRAFCHLDQWPANLRSDGPDTGVLFDWAFAGDGALGEDLGNYLPDTVLDHFVPAAELHGLAKSAYDAYVHGLRESGWQGDERLVRLAVCASAVKYDWLTALLLARADEEPVGYGGTGTVAAAVRYRERGLTLAFLAEWAAEARLLAPQLGFPEAPSGR; via the coding sequence ATGCCCGAGGTCGCTGCCCCGCAAGCCGAAGTACGTGAAGTCCTGGGAGTCCCGGTGGACGAGGCGGTGTTCGAGCCGCTCCCGCACAACCCGCTGAACGGTGTCACGGCGGGGGTGTGGCGCGTCACCGGCGGCGGGCGCTCGGCCGTGCTGAAGGTGCTGACGCGGACGAAGGAGACCAGCGTCTCCTGGGCGGCGTCCAACGACCCCCGCCACTGGAACTTCTGGCGCCGCGAGGCGTACGTCTACCGGTCCGGGCTGGCCCGGGTCTGGGAGCGGCACGGCATCAGGGCGCCCCGGCTGCTGGAGTGCGCCGAACGCCCCGGCGGCGACGTGGCGCTGTGGCTGGAGGACGTGCCGGGCGAGCCGGCGACGACCTGGCCCCTGGCCCGGCACGTCGAGCACGCCCGGCGCCTCGGCGCGGCGCAGGGCGCGGTCGGCGCGGGGGAGGACCGGCCGTGGCTGTCCCGGCAGTTCCTGCGCGACTACACGGCGGGGAAGACGACGGGCGCGGCCCTGCTCGACGACGACGAGGCCTGGCGGCACCCCCTGGTCCGGTCCCACTTCCCGCCCGGCCTGCGCGAGGACATGGTCCGCCTGCAGCACGACCGCGAGTGGCTCCTCACGGTCATGGAGTCCCTGCCCCGCGCCTTCTGCCACCTGGACCAGTGGCCGGCCAACCTCCGCTCCGACGGCCCCGACACCGGCGTCCTGTTCGACTGGGCCTTCGCCGGCGACGGCGCCCTCGGCGAGGACCTCGGCAACTACCTCCCCGACACCGTCCTCGACCACTTCGTCCCCGCCGCCGAGCTGCACGGCCTGGCGAAGTCGGCCTACGACGCCTACGTCCACGGCCTGCGCGAGAGCGGCTGGCAGGGCGACGAACGCCTCGTACGGCTCGCCGTGTGCGCTTCCGCGGTGAAGTACGACTGGCTCACCGCGCTGCTGCTGGCCAGGGCGGACGAGGAGCCGGTCGGCTACGGCGGCACGGGCACGGTCGCCGCCGCCGTCCGCTACCGCGAACGGGGCCTGACCCTCGCCTTCCTCGCCGAGTGGGCGGCCGAGGCCCGGCTGCTGGCCCCGCAACTCGGCTTCCCCGAGGCACCGAGCGGCCGCTGA
- a CDS encoding NUDIX domain-containing protein, translating into MWFNQLAEDLSRELAYEAIDCLVLSGDVAERAQEGEYEAALLFLNRLISEFGIDRRQLLITPGNHDVDWVTSQDAYQVMKTADAPARYVSAYRENPRYVEVVTDEAAYARRFARFADFFRQATGSPYPTDPDQQFQVVSPPNVGVTLVGLNSAYTTDHHHPDRSSILPGAIDNALHLLRTRPEVRDTVKLAVWHHPVRGDGCIQDPSVLERMAVAGFRALLHGHVHKAHSDSFRYDIAPDGRHISIVGAGTFGSPDVHRGYPWQYNILTLSDTGMRVQSRAKSEPSGAWHADARFVESKGAQPVDHYAVTWARPPAAPVTPAAPTQPVRHAPHLIRTLTALKAHLRDLEYDPTGYRIAVEALIFDRKGRMLLQRRGPASRDEVGKLEGVGGQIGAYEDLIACLQAHIGKEIGSRVRVSVDYLLEARPVRFVERDVEPQDWIVVSYLCRLTAGRPTPTDLQRTESLHWISLDELHHIPDEELSKSTSRARDLYRVKFGTRPFFREIGDLWL; encoded by the coding sequence ATGTGGTTCAACCAGTTAGCGGAGGACCTCAGTAGGGAACTGGCCTACGAGGCCATAGACTGTCTGGTTCTCTCCGGCGACGTCGCGGAAAGGGCACAGGAGGGCGAATACGAGGCGGCCCTGCTCTTTCTGAACCGGCTGATCAGTGAATTCGGCATCGACCGGCGCCAGTTGCTGATCACGCCGGGGAACCACGACGTGGACTGGGTGACCTCACAGGACGCCTACCAGGTGATGAAGACGGCGGACGCGCCCGCGCGGTACGTGTCCGCCTACCGGGAGAATCCCCGCTACGTCGAGGTGGTGACGGACGAAGCCGCCTACGCCCGGCGGTTCGCCCGGTTCGCCGACTTCTTCCGCCAGGCCACGGGAAGCCCCTACCCCACCGACCCGGACCAGCAGTTCCAGGTGGTCTCGCCGCCCAACGTCGGGGTGACGCTCGTCGGTCTCAACTCGGCCTACACCACGGACCACCACCACCCGGACCGGAGCAGCATCCTTCCCGGAGCGATCGACAACGCCCTGCACCTGCTGCGCACCCGCCCCGAGGTCCGTGACACGGTCAAGCTGGCCGTGTGGCACCACCCGGTGCGGGGCGACGGATGCATCCAGGACCCGTCCGTGCTGGAGCGGATGGCCGTGGCGGGTTTCCGGGCGCTGCTGCACGGCCACGTCCACAAGGCCCACTCCGACAGTTTCCGCTACGACATCGCGCCCGACGGGCGGCACATCAGCATCGTCGGCGCCGGCACGTTCGGTTCCCCCGACGTCCACCGCGGCTACCCGTGGCAGTACAACATCCTCACCCTGTCCGACACCGGCATGCGGGTGCAGAGCAGGGCGAAGTCGGAACCCTCCGGGGCCTGGCACGCCGACGCGCGCTTCGTCGAGTCGAAGGGAGCCCAGCCCGTCGACCACTACGCGGTCACCTGGGCCCGTCCGCCCGCCGCCCCGGTGACGCCCGCGGCGCCCACACAGCCCGTCCGGCACGCGCCGCACCTCATCCGGACCCTCACCGCCCTGAAGGCGCACCTGCGGGATCTGGAGTACGACCCCACGGGCTACCGGATCGCCGTCGAAGCACTGATCTTCGATCGCAAGGGCCGGATGCTGCTGCAGCGCAGGGGCCCGGCGAGCCGCGACGAGGTCGGCAAACTCGAGGGCGTGGGCGGGCAGATCGGCGCCTACGAGGATCTGATCGCCTGCCTGCAGGCACACATCGGCAAGGAGATCGGCAGCCGGGTGCGCGTCAGCGTCGACTACCTGCTGGAGGCCCGTCCCGTCCGGTTCGTCGAACGGGACGTGGAGCCCCAGGACTGGATCGTCGTCTCGTATCTGTGCCGCCTGACGGCCGGCCGGCCCACCCCGACCGATCTGCAGCGCACCGAGAGCCTGCACTGGATCAGCCTGGACGAACTGCACCACATCCCCGACGAGGAGCTGAGCAAGTCCACCAGCCGCGCCCGGGACCTCTACCGCGTCAAGTTCGGCACCCGTCCCTTCTTCCGCGAGATCGGAGACCTGTGGCTGTGA
- a CDS encoding LacI family DNA-binding transcriptional regulator: protein MTRKSGDASRSTIRDVAARAGVSASTVSRVLGGVYPVSAATRGRVMRAVRDLDYVADARAKAIAGVGTPTLAFVLEDITGPSFAHMAHGVEREATRLGHLCLVCSTEGDVRHELEFVDMMRAQRAAAVILVGGTADTPEYRERTHRMADSLASAGSRLVLCGRPPLDPGAPVTVIEYDNEGGAYTLVAHVLAQGHRRVLFLGGRADHTTALGRERGYLAAHRARGIAPDPSLLLHGDFTRDAGHRLMQQALKDGLEFTAVVAATDMVAAGALTALHEAGLTVPGDVSLAGYDDIPFARDLHPALTTVHVPYEELGRLAVRTALERTPGATDEHLLLGTHVVVRDSVAAPADR, encoded by the coding sequence ATGACGAGGAAGAGCGGGGACGCGAGCCGCAGCACCATCCGGGACGTGGCGGCCCGCGCGGGGGTCTCGGCGTCGACGGTGTCCCGGGTGCTCGGCGGCGTCTACCCGGTGAGCGCGGCGACGCGCGGGCGGGTGATGCGGGCGGTCCGGGACCTGGACTACGTGGCCGACGCGCGGGCGAAGGCGATCGCGGGCGTCGGCACGCCCACCCTCGCCTTCGTCCTGGAGGACATCACCGGCCCGTCGTTCGCGCACATGGCGCACGGCGTGGAGCGCGAGGCGACCCGGCTCGGTCACCTCTGCCTGGTGTGCAGCACGGAGGGCGACGTCCGGCACGAGCTGGAGTTCGTCGACATGATGCGGGCCCAGCGGGCCGCCGCCGTGATCCTGGTCGGCGGCACGGCCGACACCCCCGAGTACCGGGAACGCACCCACCGCATGGCCGACTCCCTCGCCTCGGCCGGTTCCCGCCTGGTCCTGTGCGGCCGGCCGCCGCTGGACCCCGGCGCCCCGGTGACGGTCATCGAGTACGACAACGAGGGCGGTGCCTACACGCTCGTCGCGCACGTCCTCGCCCAGGGCCACCGCAGGGTGCTGTTCCTCGGCGGCCGGGCGGACCACACCACGGCCCTGGGCCGCGAGCGCGGCTACCTCGCGGCTCACCGGGCCCGTGGCATCGCCCCCGACCCGTCGCTCCTGCTGCACGGCGACTTCACGCGCGACGCGGGCCACCGCCTGATGCAGCAAGCCCTCAAGGACGGGCTGGAGTTCACAGCGGTGGTGGCCGCCACGGACATGGTCGCGGCCGGCGCCCTCACCGCCCTGCACGAGGCGGGCCTGACGGTGCCGGGCGACGTCTCCCTCGCCGGCTACGACGACATCCCCTTCGCCCGCGACCTGCACCCCGCCCTGACGACGGTCCACGTCCCCTACGAGGAACTGGGCCGCCTCGCCGTCCGCACGGCCCTGGAGCGCACGCCGGGCGCGACGGACGAGCATCTGCTGCTGGGCACGCATGTGGTGGTGCGGGACTCGGTGGCGGCGCCCGCGGATCGGTAG
- a CDS encoding GNAT family N-acetyltransferase produces MTHTAAARNAGPFVEREGKSVMDLVTSRLLLRQWRSEDRQAYAELCSDPLVMRYMPEGKPLSPAESSAKIERMRRHWLVHGYGWWAVEERSSGRLIGRVGLRHCDEVTSRRKVEIGWLLGREHWGRGLATEAARACRDFAFTELGTDVLFAVAQQENRQSFRVMERLGMTKTGRSESRGHAVVSYELDRQQWAAAATDRAASYARCTVDVPTQV; encoded by the coding sequence GTGACCCACACCGCAGCCGCCCGGAACGCCGGGCCGTTCGTCGAGCGCGAGGGGAAATCTGTCATGGATCTGGTGACCAGCCGTCTGCTTCTGCGTCAGTGGAGGTCCGAGGACCGGCAGGCCTACGCGGAACTCTGCTCCGATCCCCTCGTCATGCGCTACATGCCGGAGGGAAAACCCCTGAGCCCGGCCGAGAGCTCGGCGAAGATCGAACGCATGCGACGCCACTGGCTGGTGCACGGGTACGGCTGGTGGGCGGTCGAGGAGCGGTCCTCCGGCCGGCTGATCGGCAGGGTGGGGCTGCGCCACTGCGACGAGGTGACGTCCCGGCGGAAGGTGGAGATCGGCTGGCTCCTCGGCCGGGAGCACTGGGGCCGGGGCCTGGCGACCGAGGCGGCACGCGCCTGCCGGGACTTCGCCTTCACCGAGCTCGGCACCGACGTCCTGTTCGCCGTGGCGCAGCAGGAGAACCGGCAGTCGTTCCGCGTCATGGAGCGGCTCGGCATGACGAAGACCGGCCGCAGCGAGAGCCGGGGCCACGCGGTCGTCAGCTACGAACTCGACCGGCAGCAGTGGGCCGCGGCGGCCACCGACCGCGCCGCGTCGTACGCCCGGTGCACGGTGGACGTCCCCACGCAGGTGTGA
- a CDS encoding amino acid permease, producing the protein MTVPRPAEAAEPTGPAPATAAAPAPRRTFGLAAATALVMGNIIGGGIFALPATVAPYGTVSLLAFLVLSVGAVLLALLFGRLARRSPVTGGLYVYPRDAFGEFAGFLSAWSYWTMCWVSIAALAVAVVGYVDVLIPLHGDHVLQAVVALAALWLPAAANFAGTRWVGAVQVVSTVLKFVPLLLLATVGLFFVDADNFGPFNASGQSVSGALAASAALLLYSFLGVESAAVSAGEVRDPERTVGRASVLGTLASALVYVLGTVAVFGLVPHRELVDSGAPFADAVNAITGGGWGGTAIALVAVASITGCLNGWILMAAQMPYAAARDGLFPAPFARVGKGGVPGFGVWACAVLGTLLIALNYTAGPDTTFRVLVLITTFTGCVPYLLSAAAQLYWLARGTRDRVRPAGLARDLTVAVLSFGFSFWLIAGAGYAAVYQGVLFLFAGIPVYVWLRGRGDRTEASA; encoded by the coding sequence ATGACCGTCCCCCGCCCCGCCGAGGCCGCCGAACCCACCGGGCCGGCCCCCGCCACGGCCGCCGCTCCCGCCCCCCGCCGCACCTTCGGCCTCGCCGCCGCGACGGCCCTCGTCATGGGCAACATCATCGGCGGCGGCATCTTCGCCCTGCCCGCCACCGTCGCCCCCTACGGCACGGTCAGCCTGCTCGCCTTCCTCGTGCTCTCCGTCGGAGCCGTGCTGCTCGCGCTGCTCTTCGGCCGGCTGGCCCGGCGCAGCCCGGTCACCGGCGGGCTGTACGTCTACCCCCGGGACGCCTTCGGCGAGTTCGCCGGGTTCCTGTCGGCCTGGTCGTACTGGACGATGTGCTGGGTCAGCATCGCCGCCCTGGCCGTCGCGGTCGTCGGCTACGTCGACGTCCTGATACCCCTGCACGGCGACCACGTCCTCCAGGCCGTCGTCGCCCTGGCCGCCCTGTGGCTGCCGGCCGCCGCGAACTTCGCCGGGACGCGGTGGGTCGGCGCGGTGCAGGTCGTCTCCACCGTCCTGAAGTTCGTGCCGCTGCTCCTGCTCGCCACGGTCGGCCTCTTCTTCGTCGACGCGGACAACTTCGGCCCGTTCAACGCCTCCGGGCAGAGCGTCTCCGGCGCGCTGGCCGCCTCCGCCGCGCTGCTGCTCTACAGCTTCCTCGGAGTGGAGTCGGCGGCGGTCAGCGCGGGCGAGGTCCGCGACCCGGAGCGCACGGTCGGCCGGGCGAGCGTCCTCGGCACCCTCGCCTCGGCCCTGGTCTACGTCCTCGGCACGGTCGCCGTCTTCGGCCTCGTCCCGCACCGCGAACTGGTCGACTCCGGCGCCCCGTTCGCCGACGCCGTCAACGCGATCACGGGCGGCGGCTGGGGCGGCACCGCCATCGCCCTGGTCGCGGTCGCCTCGATCACCGGCTGCCTCAACGGCTGGATCCTCATGGCCGCGCAGATGCCGTACGCCGCCGCCCGCGACGGCCTCTTCCCCGCGCCGTTCGCCCGCGTCGGCAAGGGCGGCGTCCCCGGCTTCGGCGTCTGGGCGTGCGCGGTGCTCGGCACGCTGCTCATCGCCCTCAACTACACGGCCGGCCCGGACACCACCTTCCGCGTCCTCGTCCTGATCACCACGTTCACCGGCTGCGTGCCGTACCTGCTGTCGGCGGCGGCCCAGCTGTACTGGCTGGCGCGCGGCACCCGCGACCGGGTCCGCCCCGCCGGACTCGCCCGCGACCTGACCGTCGCCGTGCTGTCGTTCGGCTTCTCGTTCTGGCTGATCGCGGGCGCCGGGTACGCGGCCGTCTACCAGGGCGTGCTGTTCCTGTTCGCCGGGATCCCGGTGTACGTGTGGCTGCGGGGACGCGGGGACAGGACCGAGGCGTCGGCATAG
- a CDS encoding aminotransferase class III-fold pyridoxal phosphate-dependent enzyme: MTRDPSHPATPRSLPSLEETVFTRGSGADLWDAQGRRYTDFVCGYGPVVLGHGHPAVVEEVHRQLQAGTLYPSAGRPLRDFLDVLSGLFPEQPGALLFKTGSEAVGAAMRLARHRTGRDMVLRLGFHGWHDQVISPHVNWHRFDHAERRSVQPLAVPGIYGAAVRVWHGDEVEDLLETVRSTRDLAAVVVDPVELPLPLADSAKRVLEAAHEAGALLVLDETKTCLRLGPGGAQERLGVTADVLVLGKAIANGLPLAVVLTDPALTAQSRRLRIRGTFSNELASVAAASATLRVLREEKVHERLERTGTALIDAVNAALRSEGLCGRICAVPYHWPCMPYLRFRDIAETERMDFYARLVRRGVLLLPNHMNFVSAAHTDAHVEHAVRAIRATVQDMLGDGLLESRGGTRNE; this comes from the coding sequence GTGACGCGAGACCCTTCCCACCCGGCGACGCCCCGGTCGCTGCCCTCCCTGGAGGAGACCGTCTTCACGCGAGGCAGCGGCGCGGACCTGTGGGACGCCCAGGGGCGGCGCTACACCGACTTCGTGTGCGGGTACGGGCCGGTCGTCCTGGGCCACGGCCATCCGGCCGTGGTCGAGGAGGTGCACCGGCAGCTTCAGGCCGGAACCCTCTACCCGTCGGCCGGCCGGCCGCTGCGCGACTTCCTGGACGTGCTGTCCGGCCTGTTCCCCGAGCAGCCGGGGGCGCTGCTGTTCAAGACCGGCTCCGAGGCGGTCGGCGCGGCGATGCGGCTCGCCCGGCACCGCACGGGCCGGGACATGGTCCTGCGGCTGGGTTTCCACGGCTGGCACGACCAGGTGATCAGCCCGCACGTGAACTGGCACCGCTTCGACCACGCCGAGCGGCGCTCGGTCCAGCCCCTCGCCGTGCCCGGCATCTACGGCGCGGCCGTACGCGTGTGGCACGGCGACGAGGTGGAGGACCTGCTGGAGACCGTCCGGTCCACGCGGGACCTGGCCGCGGTCGTGGTGGATCCGGTGGAGCTCCCGCTGCCGCTGGCCGACAGCGCGAAGCGGGTGCTCGAAGCGGCGCACGAGGCGGGGGCGCTGCTGGTCCTGGACGAGACGAAGACCTGTCTGCGGCTGGGGCCCGGCGGTGCGCAGGAGCGGCTCGGAGTGACCGCGGACGTCCTGGTCCTCGGCAAGGCGATCGCCAACGGGCTGCCGCTGGCGGTGGTGCTGACGGATCCCGCGCTGACCGCCCAGTCCCGGCGGCTGCGCATCCGCGGCACGTTCAGCAACGAACTGGCGTCCGTCGCCGCGGCGTCGGCGACCCTGCGCGTGCTGCGCGAGGAGAAGGTGCACGAACGGCTCGAACGCACGGGCACGGCCCTGATCGACGCGGTCAACGCGGCACTGCGCAGCGAGGGGCTCTGCGGCCGGATCTGCGCGGTCCCCTACCACTGGCCCTGCATGCCGTACCTGCGCTTTCGGGACATCGCGGAAACCGAGCGCATGGACTTCTACGCGCGGCTCGTGCGGCGCGGCGTACTCCTGCTGCCCAACCACATGAACTTCGTCTCCGCCGCGCACACGGACGCTCATGTCGAGCACGCCGTGCGGGCCATTCGCGCGACCGTACAGGACATGCTGGGTGACGGACTGCTGGAATCCCGCGGAGGTACTCGGAATGAGTGA
- a CDS encoding FAD-dependent monooxygenase produces MTYEVIVAGGGPAGAVAALVLARAGRRVLLVDKGADGPGPSPFRVGETLPPAARPLLQDLGLWPGFAAGPHLRCVGTYASWGSERLHGRSHLHDPHGPGWHLDRARFDAFLRSAAEAAGAELRRAEAVPRPAHAGDRCVLIRGDGRSEEVRCDWVVDATGRRAVIGRRRGRRRKQDRLTAVYAMFGRRLPGRPTPDAELRTLVEAVPGGWWYTAKVPAGRLVAHLTDSDLTDSALRTPEGFLRAARETRHVRTRLDGYDPAHAPALRWTAAHGLRLHPASGPGWIAAGDAAVAFDPLSSQGILTALHTGARAGRTVDRCLSGEASALADYALFLDRITDAYERHHTEIYGQERRWPEHPFWERRRPTSREPSATAGFRTRA; encoded by the coding sequence GTGACCTACGAGGTGATCGTGGCCGGGGGCGGCCCGGCGGGCGCCGTCGCGGCGCTGGTCCTGGCACGGGCCGGCCGCCGGGTCCTGCTGGTCGACAAGGGCGCGGACGGTCCCGGGCCCTCCCCGTTCCGGGTCGGCGAGACCCTGCCGCCCGCGGCCAGGCCGCTGCTGCAGGACCTGGGCCTGTGGCCCGGGTTCGCCGCGGGGCCGCACCTGCGGTGCGTGGGCACCTACGCCTCCTGGGGATCGGAGCGGCTCCACGGCCGAAGCCACCTCCACGACCCGCACGGACCCGGCTGGCACCTCGACCGGGCCCGGTTCGACGCGTTCCTGCGGAGCGCCGCCGAAGCCGCGGGGGCCGAGCTGCGCCGGGCCGAGGCCGTGCCGCGCCCCGCGCACGCGGGCGACCGTTGCGTACTGATCCGCGGCGACGGCCGGTCCGAAGAGGTGCGCTGCGACTGGGTCGTGGACGCCACCGGCCGCCGCGCCGTGATCGGCCGCCGCCGGGGCCGGCGCCGCAAGCAGGACCGGCTCACGGCCGTCTACGCCATGTTCGGACGACGGCTCCCCGGCCGGCCCACCCCGGACGCGGAACTCCGCACGCTCGTGGAGGCGGTTCCCGGCGGCTGGTGGTACACGGCCAAAGTGCCGGCCGGCCGGCTGGTCGCACATCTCACCGACTCCGACCTCACCGACTCCGCGCTGCGCACCCCGGAGGGATTCCTCCGCGCGGCCCGGGAGACCCGCCACGTCCGTACCCGCCTCGACGGCTACGACCCGGCCCACGCCCCGGCACTCCGGTGGACCGCGGCCCACGGGCTGCGTCTGCACCCGGCGTCGGGCCCCGGCTGGATCGCCGCCGGAGACGCCGCCGTCGCCTTCGACCCGCTCTCCTCCCAGGGCATCCTCACGGCCCTGCACACCGGAGCCCGCGCCGGCCGGACCGTCGACCGGTGCCTGTCCGGCGAGGCGTCCGCCCTCGCGGACTACGCCCTGTTCCTGGACCGGATCACGGACGCCTACGAGCGGCATCACACCGAGATCTACGGCCAGGAGCGGCGCTGGCCGGAACACCCCTTCTGGGAACGCCGGCGCCCCACGTCCCGGGAGCCGTCGGCCACCGCCGGGTTCCGCACCCGGGCGTGA
- a CDS encoding Gfo/Idh/MocA family oxidoreductase yields MKSRTRRRGGMCMSAGSLRVGLVGCGEHGAGTLLPTLASLGRTPVAVCDRDREKARSAAELFRIPAAYDSTSAMFRSEDLDAVVLAGPPSMHVEALSLAADHCVHTFVEKPPAVSLHQVEWLAERFRDAGLVSMVGHNLRHSDAWIGLQALLMRPDFGSVISMSLSYTASGPRGGRWGLGILDALLLTHAIHALDLVSTCFVKPSLTHAVFHQLADGSAVLSLTLSAPGDRSAHVIVATGAPRFELNACLVTDAGRLIRVESARSLRYSTEADARTGHPEGLRLEEQWIPRTLDGGFRAAGYARELHAFLAAVAGVREIGPSLDDEITVYRLFDEIRDFVDPQAGVTHINGGPRANRSPLGSPLRKPGDRNHVVQPVSGGPQ; encoded by the coding sequence ATGAAGTCACGGACACGCCGACGTGGGGGGATGTGCATGAGCGCTGGAAGTCTGCGTGTGGGACTCGTGGGATGCGGTGAACACGGCGCGGGGACTCTTCTTCCCACTCTGGCCTCATTGGGGCGCACCCCGGTCGCCGTATGCGACCGGGACCGGGAAAAGGCGCGAAGTGCGGCGGAGTTATTCCGAATACCCGCGGCATATGACTCGACGTCGGCGATGTTCCGCTCGGAAGACCTGGACGCCGTCGTCCTCGCCGGCCCGCCGTCGATGCACGTGGAGGCCCTGTCCCTGGCCGCCGACCACTGCGTGCACACGTTCGTCGAGAAACCGCCGGCGGTCTCCCTCCACCAGGTCGAGTGGCTCGCCGAGCGTTTCCGGGACGCCGGGCTGGTGAGCATGGTCGGTCACAACCTGCGGCACTCGGACGCCTGGATCGGCCTGCAGGCGCTGCTCATGCGCCCCGACTTCGGCTCCGTCATCTCGATGTCCCTGTCCTACACGGCCTCCGGGCCGCGGGGCGGGCGCTGGGGGCTGGGCATCCTCGACGCTCTGCTGCTGACCCACGCCATCCACGCGCTGGACCTGGTGTCCACGTGTTTCGTGAAGCCGTCCCTCACCCACGCGGTGTTCCACCAGCTCGCCGACGGGTCCGCCGTGCTGTCGCTGACGCTGTCCGCGCCCGGTGACCGGTCCGCGCACGTCATCGTCGCCACCGGCGCGCCGCGCTTCGAGCTGAACGCGTGCCTCGTGACGGACGCCGGCCGGCTGATCCGTGTGGAGTCGGCGCGCAGTCTGCGCTACAGCACGGAGGCGGACGCGCGGACCGGCCATCCGGAAGGGCTGCGCCTGGAGGAGCAGTGGATACCGCGCACACTCGACGGCGGATTCCGGGCCGCGGGTTACGCGCGGGAACTCCACGCTTTTCTCGCCGCCGTCGCGGGCGTACGGGAGATCGGGCCGTCACTCGACGACGAGATCACCGTGTACCGGCTTTTCGACGAGATCCGGGACTTCGTCGACCCGCAAGCGGGCGTCACGCACATCAATGGGGGGCCACGTGCGAATCGTTCACCTCTCGGATCTCCACTTCGGAAGCCGGGAGACCGCAACCATGTGGTTCAACCAGTTAGCGGAGGACCTCAGTAG